In Drosophila bipectinata strain 14024-0381.07 chromosome 2R, DbipHiC1v2, whole genome shotgun sequence, one genomic interval encodes:
- the AGO1 gene encoding protein argonaute-2 isoform X4, with protein MYPVGQPPPAPGSSVNPTAVTSPSAQNVAAGGATVAGAAAAAAQVASALGATTGSVSAAIATATPATQPDMPVFTCPRRPNLGREGRPIVLRANHFQVTMPRGYVHHYDINIQPDKCPRKVNREIIETMVHAYSKIFGVLKPVFDGRNNLYTRDPLPIGNERLELEVTLPGEGKDRIFRVTIKWQAQVSLFNLEEALEGRTRQIPYDAILALDVVMRHLPSMTYTPVGRSFFSSPDGYYHPLGGGREVWFGFHQSVRPSQWKMMLNIDVSATAFYKSQPVIDFMCEVLDIRDINEQRKPLTDSQRVKFTKEIKGLKIEITHCGQMRRKYRVCNVTRRPAQMQSFPLQLENGQTVECTVAKYFLDKYRMKLRYPHLPCLQVGQEHKHTYLPLEVCHIVAGQRCIKKLTDMQTSTMIKATARSAPDREREINNLVKRADFNNDSYVQEFGLTISNSMMEVRGRVLPPPKLQYGGRVSTGITGQQLFPPQNKVSLASPNQGVWDMRGKQFFTGVEIRIWAIACFAPQRTVREDALRNFTQQLQKISNDAGMPIIGQPCFCKYATGPDQVEPMFRYLKITFPGLQLVVVVLPGKTPVYAEVKRVGDTVLGMATQCVQAKNVNKTSPQTLSNLCLKINVKLGGINSILVPSIRPKVFNEPVIFLGADVTHPPAGDNKKPSIAAVVGSMDAHPSRYAATVRVQQHRQEIIQELSSMVRELLIMFYKSTGGYKPHRIILYRDGVSEGQFPHVLQHELTAIREACIKLEPEYRPGITFIVVQKRHHTRLFCAEKKEQSGKSGNIPAGTTVDVGITHPTEFDFYLCSHQGIQGTSRPSHYHVLWDDNHFDSDELQCLTYQLCHTYVRCTRSVSIPAPAYYAHLVAFRARYHLVEKEHDSGEGSHQSGCSEDRTPGAMARAITVHADTKKVMYFA; from the exons ATGTATCCAGTTGGACAAC CACCACCGGCGCCCGGCTCATCGGTCAATCCCACCGCGGTCACCAGCCCGAGCGCCCAGAATGTGGCGGCTGGGGGAGCCACTGTGGCCGGTGCTGCTGCAGCAGCCGCCCAGGTCGCCTCCGCCCTCGGCGCCACCACCGGCAGCGTGTCGGCAGCCATTGCCACCGCCACGCCAGCCACCCAGCCGGACATGCCCGTCTTCACGTGCCCGCGTCGCCCGAATCTCGGACGCGAAGGTCGTCCGATTGTGCTGCGCGCCAACCACTTCCAGGTGACGATGCCCCGCGGCTACGTCCACCATTACGACATCAACATCCAGCCGGACAAGTGCCCGCGCAAGGTGAACCGGGAGATCATCGAGACCATGGTCCACGCCTACAGCAAGATCTTCGGCGTGCTGAAGCCTGTGTTTGATGGCCGCAACAACTTGTACACCCGGGACCCGCTGCCCATTGGCAACGAGCGTCTGGAGCTGGAGGTCACCCTGCCCGGCGAGGGCAAGGATCGCATCTTCCGCGTGACGATCAAGTGGCAGGCGCAGGTCTCGCTCTTCAACCTGGAGGAGGCTCTCGAGGGTCGCACCCGCCAGATACCATATGATGCCATCCTGGCGCTCGACGTGGTGATGCGTCATCTTCCCAGCATGACGTACACGCCAGTGGGACGCAGTTTCTTCAGCTCCCCCGACGGCTACTACCATCCCTTGGGCGGTGGTCGTGAGGTGTGGTTCGGTTTCCATCAGAGTGTGAGGCCTTCGCAGTGGAAGATGATGCTCAACATCGATG TCTCGGCTACGGCTTTCTACAAGTCCCAGCCCGTGATTGATTTCATGTGCGAGGTTCTGGACATTCGCGACATCAACGAGCAGCGCAAGCCCCTCACCGACTCCCAGCGAGTGAAGTTCACCAAGGAGATCAAGGGCCTGAAGATCGAGATCACCCACTGCGGCCAGATGCGCCGCAAGTACCGCGTGTGCAACGTCACCCGTCGTCCTGCCCAGATGCAATC ATTCCCATTGCAACTGGAGAATGGCCAGACCGTGGAGTGCACTGTGGCCAAGTACTTCCTGGACAAGTACCGCATGAAGCTGCGCTACCCGCATCTGCCCTGCCTCCAGGTGGGTCAGGAGCACAAGCACACCTACCTACCGCTGGAGGTGTGCCACATCGTCGCCGGCCAGCGCTGCATCAAGAAGCTGACCGACATGCAGACCTCGACGATGATCAAGGCCACCGCCCGCTCGGCCCCCGACCGCGAGCGCGAGATCAACAACCTGGTGAAGCGCGCCGACTTTAACAACGACTCCTATGTGCAGGAGTTCGGCTTAACCATCTCCAATTCCATGATGGAGGTGCGCGGGCGCGTTCTCCCGCCCCCGAAGCTTCAGTATGGGGGACGTGTGTCCACGGGAATCACTGGTCAGCAGCTGTTCCCGCCGCAGAACAAAGTGAGTCTCGCGTCACCCAACCAGGGTGTTTGGGATATGCGTGGCAAGCAGTTCTTCACCGGAGTGGAGATCCGCATCTGGGCCATTGCCTGCTTTGCTCCCCAGCGTACCGTGCGCGAGGATGCGCTGCGCAACTTCACTCAGCAACTCCAGAAGATTTCCAACGACGCCGGCATGCCGATAATTGGCCAGCCCTGCTTCTGCAAGTACGCCACCGGACCGGATCAGGTGGAGCCGATGTTCCGCTACCTGAAGATCACTTTCCCGGGGCTGCAGCTCGTCGTTGTGGTGCTTCCCGGCAAGACCCCAGTGTATGCCGAGGTGAAGCGCGTGGGCGACACTGTCCTGGGCATGGCCACCCAGTGCGTGCAGGCCAAGAACGTGAACAAGACGTCGCCGCAGACGCTGTCCAATCTCTGTCTCAAGATCAACGTCAAGCTGGGCGGCATCAACTCGATCCTGGTGCCCTCCATTCGGCCGAAGGTCTTCAACGAGCCGGTTATCTTCTTGGGAGCGGACGTCACTCACCCGCCGGCTGGCGACAACAAGAAGCCATCGATTGCCGCCGTGGTCGGGTCCATGGATGCTCATCCGTCCCGCTACGCGGCCACAGTGCGAGTGCAGCAGCATCGCCAGGAGATCATCCAGGAGCTGAGCAGCATGGTACGGGAGCTGCTCATAATGTTCTACAAGTCAACGGGCGGCTACAAGCCCCACCGCATCATACTGTACCGCGACGGCGTCTCCGAGGGCCAGTTCCCCCACGTGCTGCAGCACGAGCTCACCGCCATCCGGGAGGCCTGCATCAAGCTGGAGCCGGAGTATCGGCCGGGCATCACGTTCATTGTGGTGCAAAAGCGTCATCACACGCGTCTCTTCTGCGCCGAGAAGAAGGAGCAGAGCGGCAAGTCGGGCAACATACCCGCCGGCACCACCGTCGACGTGGGCATCACCCATCCCACCGAGTTCGACTTTTACCTTTGCAGTCACCAGGGCATCCAGGGCACCAGTCGGCCCTCGCACTACCACGTGCTGTGGGACGACAACCACTTTGACTCGGACGAGTTGCAGTGCCTCACGTACCAGCTGTGTCACACCTACGTGCGCTGCACCCGATCCGTCAGTATACCGGCCCCGGCGTACTATGCGCACTTGGTGGCCTTCCGTGCCAG ATATCATCTTGTCGAGAAGGAGCACGATTCGGGCGAGGGCTCGCACCAGAGCGGGTGCTCGGAGGACCGCACACCCGGCGCCATGGCCAGGGCCATCACTGTGCATGCGGACACCAAGAAGGTCATGTACTTTGCCTAA
- the AGO1 gene encoding protein argonaute-2 isoform X2: MSTERELAPGGPAQLHPHTLPLTFPDLQITSAVGIIGKVYAPPAPGSSVNPTAVTSPSAQNVAAGGATVAGAAAAAAQVASALGATTGSVSAAIATATPATQPDMPVFTCPRRPNLGREGRPIVLRANHFQVTMPRGYVHHYDINIQPDKCPRKVNREIIETMVHAYSKIFGVLKPVFDGRNNLYTRDPLPIGNERLELEVTLPGEGKDRIFRVTIKWQAQVSLFNLEEALEGRTRQIPYDAILALDVVMRHLPSMTYTPVGRSFFSSPDGYYHPLGGGREVWFGFHQSVRPSQWKMMLNIDVSATAFYKSQPVIDFMCEVLDIRDINEQRKPLTDSQRVKFTKEIKGLKIEITHCGQMRRKYRVCNVTRRPAQMQSFPLQLENGQTVECTVAKYFLDKYRMKLRYPHLPCLQVGQEHKHTYLPLEVCHIVAGQRCIKKLTDMQTSTMIKATARSAPDREREINNLVKRADFNNDSYVQEFGLTISNSMMEVRGRVLPPPKLQYGGRVSTGITGQQLFPPQNKVSLASPNQGVWDMRGKQFFTGVEIRIWAIACFAPQRTVREDALRNFTQQLQKISNDAGMPIIGQPCFCKYATGPDQVEPMFRYLKITFPGLQLVVVVLPGKTPVYAEVKRVGDTVLGMATQCVQAKNVNKTSPQTLSNLCLKINVKLGGINSILVPSIRPKVFNEPVIFLGADVTHPPAGDNKKPSIAAVVGSMDAHPSRYAATVRVQQHRQEIIQELSSMVRELLIMFYKSTGGYKPHRIILYRDGVSEGQFPHVLQHELTAIREACIKLEPEYRPGITFIVVQKRHHTRLFCAEKKEQSGKSGNIPAGTTVDVGITHPTEFDFYLCSHQGIQGTSRPSHYHVLWDDNHFDSDELQCLTYQLCHTYVRCTRSVSIPAPAYYAHLVAFRARYHLVEKEHDSGEGSHQSGCSEDRTPGAMARAITVHADTKKVMYFA, from the exons ATGTCTACGGAGCGCGAGCTGGCTCCCGGGGGGCCAGCTCAGCTCCACCCGCACACGTTGCCCCTGACGTTCCCGGATCTGCAGATCACCTCCGCAGTGGGCATCATTGGCAAGGTCTACG CACCACCGGCGCCCGGCTCATCGGTCAATCCCACCGCGGTCACCAGCCCGAGCGCCCAGAATGTGGCGGCTGGGGGAGCCACTGTGGCCGGTGCTGCTGCAGCAGCCGCCCAGGTCGCCTCCGCCCTCGGCGCCACCACCGGCAGCGTGTCGGCAGCCATTGCCACCGCCACGCCAGCCACCCAGCCGGACATGCCCGTCTTCACGTGCCCGCGTCGCCCGAATCTCGGACGCGAAGGTCGTCCGATTGTGCTGCGCGCCAACCACTTCCAGGTGACGATGCCCCGCGGCTACGTCCACCATTACGACATCAACATCCAGCCGGACAAGTGCCCGCGCAAGGTGAACCGGGAGATCATCGAGACCATGGTCCACGCCTACAGCAAGATCTTCGGCGTGCTGAAGCCTGTGTTTGATGGCCGCAACAACTTGTACACCCGGGACCCGCTGCCCATTGGCAACGAGCGTCTGGAGCTGGAGGTCACCCTGCCCGGCGAGGGCAAGGATCGCATCTTCCGCGTGACGATCAAGTGGCAGGCGCAGGTCTCGCTCTTCAACCTGGAGGAGGCTCTCGAGGGTCGCACCCGCCAGATACCATATGATGCCATCCTGGCGCTCGACGTGGTGATGCGTCATCTTCCCAGCATGACGTACACGCCAGTGGGACGCAGTTTCTTCAGCTCCCCCGACGGCTACTACCATCCCTTGGGCGGTGGTCGTGAGGTGTGGTTCGGTTTCCATCAGAGTGTGAGGCCTTCGCAGTGGAAGATGATGCTCAACATCGATG TCTCGGCTACGGCTTTCTACAAGTCCCAGCCCGTGATTGATTTCATGTGCGAGGTTCTGGACATTCGCGACATCAACGAGCAGCGCAAGCCCCTCACCGACTCCCAGCGAGTGAAGTTCACCAAGGAGATCAAGGGCCTGAAGATCGAGATCACCCACTGCGGCCAGATGCGCCGCAAGTACCGCGTGTGCAACGTCACCCGTCGTCCTGCCCAGATGCAATC ATTCCCATTGCAACTGGAGAATGGCCAGACCGTGGAGTGCACTGTGGCCAAGTACTTCCTGGACAAGTACCGCATGAAGCTGCGCTACCCGCATCTGCCCTGCCTCCAGGTGGGTCAGGAGCACAAGCACACCTACCTACCGCTGGAGGTGTGCCACATCGTCGCCGGCCAGCGCTGCATCAAGAAGCTGACCGACATGCAGACCTCGACGATGATCAAGGCCACCGCCCGCTCGGCCCCCGACCGCGAGCGCGAGATCAACAACCTGGTGAAGCGCGCCGACTTTAACAACGACTCCTATGTGCAGGAGTTCGGCTTAACCATCTCCAATTCCATGATGGAGGTGCGCGGGCGCGTTCTCCCGCCCCCGAAGCTTCAGTATGGGGGACGTGTGTCCACGGGAATCACTGGTCAGCAGCTGTTCCCGCCGCAGAACAAAGTGAGTCTCGCGTCACCCAACCAGGGTGTTTGGGATATGCGTGGCAAGCAGTTCTTCACCGGAGTGGAGATCCGCATCTGGGCCATTGCCTGCTTTGCTCCCCAGCGTACCGTGCGCGAGGATGCGCTGCGCAACTTCACTCAGCAACTCCAGAAGATTTCCAACGACGCCGGCATGCCGATAATTGGCCAGCCCTGCTTCTGCAAGTACGCCACCGGACCGGATCAGGTGGAGCCGATGTTCCGCTACCTGAAGATCACTTTCCCGGGGCTGCAGCTCGTCGTTGTGGTGCTTCCCGGCAAGACCCCAGTGTATGCCGAGGTGAAGCGCGTGGGCGACACTGTCCTGGGCATGGCCACCCAGTGCGTGCAGGCCAAGAACGTGAACAAGACGTCGCCGCAGACGCTGTCCAATCTCTGTCTCAAGATCAACGTCAAGCTGGGCGGCATCAACTCGATCCTGGTGCCCTCCATTCGGCCGAAGGTCTTCAACGAGCCGGTTATCTTCTTGGGAGCGGACGTCACTCACCCGCCGGCTGGCGACAACAAGAAGCCATCGATTGCCGCCGTGGTCGGGTCCATGGATGCTCATCCGTCCCGCTACGCGGCCACAGTGCGAGTGCAGCAGCATCGCCAGGAGATCATCCAGGAGCTGAGCAGCATGGTACGGGAGCTGCTCATAATGTTCTACAAGTCAACGGGCGGCTACAAGCCCCACCGCATCATACTGTACCGCGACGGCGTCTCCGAGGGCCAGTTCCCCCACGTGCTGCAGCACGAGCTCACCGCCATCCGGGAGGCCTGCATCAAGCTGGAGCCGGAGTATCGGCCGGGCATCACGTTCATTGTGGTGCAAAAGCGTCATCACACGCGTCTCTTCTGCGCCGAGAAGAAGGAGCAGAGCGGCAAGTCGGGCAACATACCCGCCGGCACCACCGTCGACGTGGGCATCACCCATCCCACCGAGTTCGACTTTTACCTTTGCAGTCACCAGGGCATCCAGGGCACCAGTCGGCCCTCGCACTACCACGTGCTGTGGGACGACAACCACTTTGACTCGGACGAGTTGCAGTGCCTCACGTACCAGCTGTGTCACACCTACGTGCGCTGCACCCGATCCGTCAGTATACCGGCCCCGGCGTACTATGCGCACTTGGTGGCCTTCCGTGCCAG ATATCATCTTGTCGAGAAGGAGCACGATTCGGGCGAGGGCTCGCACCAGAGCGGGTGCTCGGAGGACCGCACACCCGGCGCCATGGCCAGGGCCATCACTGTGCATGCGGACACCAAGAAGGTCATGTACTTTGCCTAA
- the AGO1 gene encoding protein argonaute-2 isoform X1 — protein sequence MSTERELAPGGPAQLHPHTLPLTFPDLQITSAVGIIGKVYESQWTPSPTRPQSPSQAQTSFDTLTSPPAPGSSVNPTAVTSPSAQNVAAGGATVAGAAAAAAQVASALGATTGSVSAAIATATPATQPDMPVFTCPRRPNLGREGRPIVLRANHFQVTMPRGYVHHYDINIQPDKCPRKVNREIIETMVHAYSKIFGVLKPVFDGRNNLYTRDPLPIGNERLELEVTLPGEGKDRIFRVTIKWQAQVSLFNLEEALEGRTRQIPYDAILALDVVMRHLPSMTYTPVGRSFFSSPDGYYHPLGGGREVWFGFHQSVRPSQWKMMLNIDVSATAFYKSQPVIDFMCEVLDIRDINEQRKPLTDSQRVKFTKEIKGLKIEITHCGQMRRKYRVCNVTRRPAQMQSFPLQLENGQTVECTVAKYFLDKYRMKLRYPHLPCLQVGQEHKHTYLPLEVCHIVAGQRCIKKLTDMQTSTMIKATARSAPDREREINNLVKRADFNNDSYVQEFGLTISNSMMEVRGRVLPPPKLQYGGRVSTGITGQQLFPPQNKVSLASPNQGVWDMRGKQFFTGVEIRIWAIACFAPQRTVREDALRNFTQQLQKISNDAGMPIIGQPCFCKYATGPDQVEPMFRYLKITFPGLQLVVVVLPGKTPVYAEVKRVGDTVLGMATQCVQAKNVNKTSPQTLSNLCLKINVKLGGINSILVPSIRPKVFNEPVIFLGADVTHPPAGDNKKPSIAAVVGSMDAHPSRYAATVRVQQHRQEIIQELSSMVRELLIMFYKSTGGYKPHRIILYRDGVSEGQFPHVLQHELTAIREACIKLEPEYRPGITFIVVQKRHHTRLFCAEKKEQSGKSGNIPAGTTVDVGITHPTEFDFYLCSHQGIQGTSRPSHYHVLWDDNHFDSDELQCLTYQLCHTYVRCTRSVSIPAPAYYAHLVAFRARYHLVEKEHDSGEGSHQSGCSEDRTPGAMARAITVHADTKKVMYFA from the exons ATGTCTACGGAGCGCGAGCTGGCTCCCGGGGGGCCAGCTCAGCTCCACCCGCACACGTTGCCCCTGACGTTCCCGGATCTGCAGATCACCTCCGCAGTGGGCATCATTGGCAAGGTCTACG aGTCACAGTGGACCCCCTCGCCCACTCGGCCTCAGAGTCCCTCTCAGGCGCAGACTAGCTTCGACACGCTCACAT CACCACCGGCGCCCGGCTCATCGGTCAATCCCACCGCGGTCACCAGCCCGAGCGCCCAGAATGTGGCGGCTGGGGGAGCCACTGTGGCCGGTGCTGCTGCAGCAGCCGCCCAGGTCGCCTCCGCCCTCGGCGCCACCACCGGCAGCGTGTCGGCAGCCATTGCCACCGCCACGCCAGCCACCCAGCCGGACATGCCCGTCTTCACGTGCCCGCGTCGCCCGAATCTCGGACGCGAAGGTCGTCCGATTGTGCTGCGCGCCAACCACTTCCAGGTGACGATGCCCCGCGGCTACGTCCACCATTACGACATCAACATCCAGCCGGACAAGTGCCCGCGCAAGGTGAACCGGGAGATCATCGAGACCATGGTCCACGCCTACAGCAAGATCTTCGGCGTGCTGAAGCCTGTGTTTGATGGCCGCAACAACTTGTACACCCGGGACCCGCTGCCCATTGGCAACGAGCGTCTGGAGCTGGAGGTCACCCTGCCCGGCGAGGGCAAGGATCGCATCTTCCGCGTGACGATCAAGTGGCAGGCGCAGGTCTCGCTCTTCAACCTGGAGGAGGCTCTCGAGGGTCGCACCCGCCAGATACCATATGATGCCATCCTGGCGCTCGACGTGGTGATGCGTCATCTTCCCAGCATGACGTACACGCCAGTGGGACGCAGTTTCTTCAGCTCCCCCGACGGCTACTACCATCCCTTGGGCGGTGGTCGTGAGGTGTGGTTCGGTTTCCATCAGAGTGTGAGGCCTTCGCAGTGGAAGATGATGCTCAACATCGATG TCTCGGCTACGGCTTTCTACAAGTCCCAGCCCGTGATTGATTTCATGTGCGAGGTTCTGGACATTCGCGACATCAACGAGCAGCGCAAGCCCCTCACCGACTCCCAGCGAGTGAAGTTCACCAAGGAGATCAAGGGCCTGAAGATCGAGATCACCCACTGCGGCCAGATGCGCCGCAAGTACCGCGTGTGCAACGTCACCCGTCGTCCTGCCCAGATGCAATC ATTCCCATTGCAACTGGAGAATGGCCAGACCGTGGAGTGCACTGTGGCCAAGTACTTCCTGGACAAGTACCGCATGAAGCTGCGCTACCCGCATCTGCCCTGCCTCCAGGTGGGTCAGGAGCACAAGCACACCTACCTACCGCTGGAGGTGTGCCACATCGTCGCCGGCCAGCGCTGCATCAAGAAGCTGACCGACATGCAGACCTCGACGATGATCAAGGCCACCGCCCGCTCGGCCCCCGACCGCGAGCGCGAGATCAACAACCTGGTGAAGCGCGCCGACTTTAACAACGACTCCTATGTGCAGGAGTTCGGCTTAACCATCTCCAATTCCATGATGGAGGTGCGCGGGCGCGTTCTCCCGCCCCCGAAGCTTCAGTATGGGGGACGTGTGTCCACGGGAATCACTGGTCAGCAGCTGTTCCCGCCGCAGAACAAAGTGAGTCTCGCGTCACCCAACCAGGGTGTTTGGGATATGCGTGGCAAGCAGTTCTTCACCGGAGTGGAGATCCGCATCTGGGCCATTGCCTGCTTTGCTCCCCAGCGTACCGTGCGCGAGGATGCGCTGCGCAACTTCACTCAGCAACTCCAGAAGATTTCCAACGACGCCGGCATGCCGATAATTGGCCAGCCCTGCTTCTGCAAGTACGCCACCGGACCGGATCAGGTGGAGCCGATGTTCCGCTACCTGAAGATCACTTTCCCGGGGCTGCAGCTCGTCGTTGTGGTGCTTCCCGGCAAGACCCCAGTGTATGCCGAGGTGAAGCGCGTGGGCGACACTGTCCTGGGCATGGCCACCCAGTGCGTGCAGGCCAAGAACGTGAACAAGACGTCGCCGCAGACGCTGTCCAATCTCTGTCTCAAGATCAACGTCAAGCTGGGCGGCATCAACTCGATCCTGGTGCCCTCCATTCGGCCGAAGGTCTTCAACGAGCCGGTTATCTTCTTGGGAGCGGACGTCACTCACCCGCCGGCTGGCGACAACAAGAAGCCATCGATTGCCGCCGTGGTCGGGTCCATGGATGCTCATCCGTCCCGCTACGCGGCCACAGTGCGAGTGCAGCAGCATCGCCAGGAGATCATCCAGGAGCTGAGCAGCATGGTACGGGAGCTGCTCATAATGTTCTACAAGTCAACGGGCGGCTACAAGCCCCACCGCATCATACTGTACCGCGACGGCGTCTCCGAGGGCCAGTTCCCCCACGTGCTGCAGCACGAGCTCACCGCCATCCGGGAGGCCTGCATCAAGCTGGAGCCGGAGTATCGGCCGGGCATCACGTTCATTGTGGTGCAAAAGCGTCATCACACGCGTCTCTTCTGCGCCGAGAAGAAGGAGCAGAGCGGCAAGTCGGGCAACATACCCGCCGGCACCACCGTCGACGTGGGCATCACCCATCCCACCGAGTTCGACTTTTACCTTTGCAGTCACCAGGGCATCCAGGGCACCAGTCGGCCCTCGCACTACCACGTGCTGTGGGACGACAACCACTTTGACTCGGACGAGTTGCAGTGCCTCACGTACCAGCTGTGTCACACCTACGTGCGCTGCACCCGATCCGTCAGTATACCGGCCCCGGCGTACTATGCGCACTTGGTGGCCTTCCGTGCCAG ATATCATCTTGTCGAGAAGGAGCACGATTCGGGCGAGGGCTCGCACCAGAGCGGGTGCTCGGAGGACCGCACACCCGGCGCCATGGCCAGGGCCATCACTGTGCATGCGGACACCAAGAAGGTCATGTACTTTGCCTAA